A window from Pseudomonas frederiksbergensis encodes these proteins:
- a CDS encoding PilZ domain-containing protein, which produces MFTDRRIERHQLPYFLRVFNSVTDKPIGFLGNVSEDGLMLISQLPMMIGADFDLRLKIPDSDGCMQVIDLQGCCLWCHEDTTPHHYDAGFSLQRAPPEYGQLVSALKQYFSFQPLPASA; this is translated from the coding sequence ATGTTTACTGACCGCCGGATCGAGCGGCATCAACTGCCGTATTTTCTAAGAGTGTTCAACAGCGTCACCGACAAACCCATCGGCTTTCTGGGCAACGTCTCCGAAGACGGGCTGATGCTGATCAGCCAGCTGCCGATGATGATCGGCGCCGATTTCGATTTGCGCCTGAAAATCCCCGACAGCGATGGCTGCATGCAGGTCATCGATCTTCAGGGGTGTTGTTTGTGGTGCCATGAAGACACGACCCCTCACCACTATGACGCCGGGTTCAGCCTGCAACGGGCACCGCCGGAGTATGGGCAACTGGTCAGCGCCTTGAAGCAATATTTCAGTTTTCAGCCGCTGCCTGCTTCTGCGTGA
- a CDS encoding tetratricopeptide repeat protein, with amino-acid sequence MRFVLIAALAISALSVTGCTRWSMNHHLNNAYSAYDRGNCEQVMLELSKVERASRARPYVWPEASMMRGLCLERQKLFVDAAQTYQFIIAAYPQSEYAYRARARLETLQSLGHYPLRSAAAVVRPTQF; translated from the coding sequence ATGCGATTCGTGCTCATTGCCGCCCTTGCCATCAGTGCCCTCAGCGTCACGGGCTGCACCCGTTGGTCGATGAACCATCATTTGAATAACGCTTACAGCGCCTACGACCGCGGCAATTGCGAGCAGGTAATGCTCGAACTGTCCAAAGTCGAACGCGCCAGCCGAGCGCGGCCTTACGTGTGGCCGGAAGCATCGATGATGCGCGGCTTGTGCCTGGAACGGCAGAAACTGTTTGTCGATGCGGCGCAAACCTACCAGTTCATCATCGCCGCGTACCCGCAAAGCGAATACGCCTACCGCGCCCGCGCCCGCCTGGAAACCTTGCAGTCGCTGGGCCACTATCCGCTGCGCAGTGCGGCTGCGGTCGTGCGCCCGACGCAGTTCTGA
- the pyk gene encoding pyruvate kinase — protein sequence MSVRRTKIVATLGPASNSPEVLEQLILAGLDVARLNFSHGTPDEHKARAKLVRDLAAKHGRFVALLGDLQGPKIRIAKFANKKIELKIGDQFTFSTSHPLTEGTQTVVGIDYPDLVKDCGVGDELLLDDGRVVMRVDTANATELNCTVLIGGPLSDHKGINRRGGGLTAPALTEKDKADIKLAAEMQVDYLAVSFPRDAADMEYARQLRDEAGGTAWLVAKIERAEAVADDETLDALINASDAVMVARGDLGVEIGDAELVGIQKKIILHARRHNKAVIVATQMMESMIQNPMPTRAEVSDVANAVLDYTDAVMLSAESAAGLYPLEAVQAMARICIGAEKHPTSKTSSHRIGKVFESCDQSIALAAMYTANHFPGVKAIIALTESGYTPLIMSRIRSSIPIYAFSPHRETQARAAMFRGVYTVPFDPASLPPEQVSQAAIDELLKRGVVEKGDWVILTKGDSYHTIGGTNGMKILHVGDKMV from the coding sequence ATGTCCGTCCGTCGCACCAAAATCGTCGCTACCCTTGGCCCGGCCAGTAACTCGCCGGAAGTTCTCGAACAGCTGATTCTGGCTGGCCTGGACGTCGCCCGCCTGAACTTCTCCCACGGCACCCCCGACGAGCACAAGGCTCGCGCGAAGCTGGTGCGTGACCTCGCAGCCAAGCACGGCCGCTTCGTCGCCCTGCTGGGTGACCTGCAAGGCCCGAAAATCCGTATCGCCAAATTCGCCAACAAGAAGATCGAGCTGAAGATCGGTGATCAATTCACCTTCTCCACCAGCCATCCTCTGACCGAAGGCACCCAGACCGTCGTCGGTATCGACTACCCGGACCTGGTTAAAGACTGCGGCGTGGGCGACGAGCTGCTGCTCGACGACGGTCGCGTGGTGATGCGCGTTGATACCGCCAATGCCACCGAACTCAATTGCACCGTATTGATCGGCGGCCCGCTGTCCGACCATAAAGGCATCAACCGTCGCGGTGGCGGCCTGACCGCTCCGGCCCTGACTGAAAAAGACAAGGCCGATATCAAGCTCGCCGCGGAAATGCAGGTCGACTACCTCGCCGTGTCCTTCCCACGTGACGCCGCCGACATGGAATACGCCCGTCAACTGCGCGACGAAGCCGGCGGTACTGCCTGGCTGGTGGCGAAGATCGAACGCGCCGAAGCCGTGGCTGACGACGAAACCCTCGACGCCCTGATCAACGCCTCCGACGCCGTGATGGTTGCCCGTGGTGACCTGGGTGTGGAAATCGGCGACGCCGAGCTGGTGGGCATTCAGAAGAAAATCATTCTGCACGCACGCCGCCACAACAAGGCTGTGATCGTGGCGACCCAGATGATGGAGTCGATGATCCAGAACCCGATGCCGACCCGCGCTGAAGTGTCCGACGTAGCCAACGCCGTACTCGACTACACCGACGCCGTGATGCTCTCGGCGGAAAGTGCTGCCGGCCTGTACCCGCTGGAAGCGGTGCAAGCCATGGCGCGCATCTGTATCGGCGCTGAAAAGCACCCGACCAGCAAGACCTCCAGCCACCGCATCGGCAAGGTCTTCGAAAGCTGCGACCAGAGCATCGCGCTGGCGGCCATGTACACCGCCAACCACTTCCCTGGCGTGAAGGCGATCATCGCCCTGACCGAAAGTGGCTACACGCCGTTGATCATGTCGCGCATCCGTTCCTCGATCCCGATCTACGCGTTCTCCCCGCACCGCGAAACCCAGGCTCGGGCTGCTATGTTCCGTGGCGTCTACACCGTGCCGTTCGACCCGGCATCGCTGCCGCCTGAGCAAGTCAGCCAGGCCGCGATCGACGAGTTGCTCAAACGCGGTGTCGTCGAGAAAGGCGACTGGGTCATCCTGACCAAGGGCGACAGCTACCACACCATCGGCGGCACCAACGGGATGAAAATCCTGCACGTTGGCGACAAGATGGTCTGA
- a CDS encoding delta-60 repeat domain-containing protein produces the protein MSAQDLLSGTLDPAFGVNGKVHLDFDAAISATIKGLTVAADGKIYFTGSYIANEHAGYMLGRLNADGSPDPTFGTQGLVIDSFAGEPDSAGSTITLLENGSILLQASTRVDLYLAYVPALARYNHNGSLDPDFGTGGKVIIDTPLATAIDPPDQTAMTPTRQASDIAQVLPDGKILVCTYRPRVGAIFRLQSNGSLDLSFNGVGYITLSHPDAPDQPVLIDNVLLQADGQYLACGSFNQSKNAFVARYNTDGSLDRTFGKDGFVLVASPSDDKRLRFTQMSMQPNQRILAIGEVLSTPYEGVMVSLEPDGSPNIQFNGARPVYTQLDDKPTSWVGAAMQTDGKIVVAGAIQGSDAIHFDGVVARFQSNGTLDPVFNGSGWARTGFDKGDGVTAMTLQTDNKTLLAADDQSQKSAILRYLA, from the coding sequence ATGTCAGCACAAGACCTGCTCTCTGGCACGCTCGATCCTGCCTTTGGAGTAAACGGCAAGGTCCACCTTGACTTCGACGCAGCGATAAGCGCCACCATCAAGGGACTGACTGTGGCGGCCGATGGAAAAATCTATTTCACCGGGAGTTACATCGCTAACGAACATGCCGGGTACATGCTCGGACGCCTCAATGCCGATGGATCGCCTGACCCGACATTCGGCACCCAGGGTCTTGTCATTGATTCGTTCGCAGGTGAACCCGACTCCGCTGGCAGTACCATTACCCTTCTTGAAAACGGGAGCATTCTTCTTCAAGCCTCAACCCGTGTAGATCTGTACCTCGCGTACGTCCCGGCGTTGGCCCGCTACAACCACAACGGCAGCCTTGATCCAGATTTTGGCACTGGGGGTAAAGTGATCATCGACACCCCGCTTGCCACTGCCATTGACCCACCGGATCAAACGGCAATGACCCCGACACGCCAGGCATCAGACATTGCCCAGGTACTTCCCGACGGTAAAATCCTGGTATGCACCTATCGTCCCCGGGTAGGAGCGATTTTCAGACTCCAGAGCAACGGTTCACTCGATCTGAGTTTCAATGGTGTTGGCTACATTACCTTGAGCCACCCTGACGCACCTGATCAGCCGGTATTGATTGACAACGTATTGCTTCAAGCAGACGGCCAGTACCTGGCCTGTGGCAGTTTTAACCAATCAAAAAATGCTTTTGTCGCTCGTTACAACACGGACGGCAGCCTGGATCGCACCTTTGGTAAAGACGGCTTCGTTCTCGTTGCCTCTCCTTCTGACGACAAACGCCTGCGCTTCACACAGATGTCGATGCAACCTAATCAACGAATTCTCGCTATTGGCGAAGTTCTCTCCACTCCCTATGAAGGCGTGATGGTGAGTCTTGAGCCAGATGGAAGTCCAAACATCCAGTTCAATGGCGCGCGCCCGGTTTACACGCAACTGGACGATAAACCGACCAGCTGGGTAGGTGCTGCGATGCAAACCGACGGGAAGATCGTCGTGGCGGGAGCCATACAGGGTTCTGACGCCATTCACTTCGACGGCGTTGTCGCTCGTTTCCAGAGCAATGGCACCCTGGATCCTGTGTTCAACGGATCGGGTTGGGCCCGTACCGGTTTCGACAAAGGTGATGGTGTCACTGCGATGACGCTGCAGACCGACAATAAGACGCTGCTCGCGGCTGACGATCAATCGCAAAAATCAGCCATCCTGCGTTACCTGGCGTAG
- a CDS encoding enoyl-CoA hydratase-related protein, which translates to MSDAIQFERERGLLTLRFNRPDKKNALTRAMYSHLAEALKLADTDPEINAVLITGTAECFTAGNDIADFIQQPPGNLDSPVFQFMLNLLECRKPVIAAVAGAAVGIGTTMLLHCDLVYVSRDARLRMPFVNLGLCPEFGSSLILPRLLGQAKAAQLLLLGESFSGEQAAQWGIATEALDSGEAALAKAREMALRFESLPPEAVRISKQLMKAADREQLRKAIEEESAQFTQRLRSAEAIAALTGFIKRH; encoded by the coding sequence ATGAGCGATGCCATCCAGTTTGAACGCGAGCGCGGCCTGCTGACCCTGCGCTTCAACCGCCCAGACAAGAAAAACGCCCTGACCCGCGCCATGTACAGCCACTTGGCCGAAGCGCTGAAACTGGCGGATACCGACCCTGAAATCAATGCCGTGCTGATCACCGGGACTGCCGAGTGCTTTACCGCCGGCAACGACATCGCCGACTTCATCCAGCAACCGCCGGGCAACCTCGACAGCCCGGTGTTTCAATTCATGCTCAACCTGCTCGAATGCCGCAAACCGGTGATTGCCGCCGTGGCCGGTGCAGCCGTGGGCATTGGCACGACGATGTTGCTGCATTGCGATCTGGTGTATGTCAGCCGCGATGCGCGCCTGCGCATGCCGTTCGTGAATCTGGGGCTATGCCCGGAGTTTGGTTCCAGCCTGATCCTGCCGCGGTTGCTCGGGCAGGCCAAAGCGGCGCAATTGTTACTGTTGGGTGAGAGCTTCAGCGGTGAACAAGCCGCACAGTGGGGGATAGCGACCGAAGCCTTGGACAGTGGCGAAGCGGCGTTGGCCAAGGCGCGGGAGATGGCGTTGCGTTTCGAGTCGCTGCCGCCAGAAGCGGTGCGCATCAGCAAGCAATTGATGAAAGCCGCGGACCGCGAACAACTGCGCAAGGCCATAGAAGAAGAGAGCGCACAGTTCACCCAACGGCTGCGCTCGGCGGAAGCGATTGCGGCGTTGACCGGGTTCATCAAACGGCATTGA
- a CDS encoding iron-sulfur-binding ferredoxin reductase: protein MPELRVGERQWSVAAGSNLLDALNQNGVSVPYSCRAGSCHACLVQCVQGLPSDSRPDALSADQRQQGWRLACQCQVVEDLQVHTFDPLQDGRPAEVAAVDWLSASVLRLRLVPERPLRYSAGQHLVLWAGNVARPYSLASLPEEDRFLEFHLDCRQSGEFSDAARQLKIGDALRLGELRGGALHYDPDWNARPLWLLAAGTGLGPLFGILREALRQDHQGAIRVIHLAHDAEAHYLAKPLQAMAASRANLSIELWTAAELPEALAQLRLVSRQTLALLCGAPDSVDAFARRLYLAGLPRNQLLADVFVLRG from the coding sequence ATGCCTGAGTTACGGGTCGGCGAACGCCAATGGTCGGTGGCGGCGGGCAGCAACCTGCTTGATGCGTTGAATCAGAACGGCGTGTCGGTGCCCTACAGTTGTCGCGCCGGCAGTTGCCATGCGTGTCTGGTGCAATGTGTCCAAGGGCTGCCGAGCGACAGCCGCCCCGACGCCCTCAGCGCAGACCAGCGACAGCAAGGCTGGCGCCTGGCGTGTCAGTGCCAGGTGGTCGAAGACTTGCAAGTCCACACGTTCGATCCGCTACAGGACGGCCGCCCGGCCGAGGTGGCGGCTGTCGATTGGCTAAGCGCCAGCGTGTTGCGTTTGCGCCTGGTCCCCGAGCGTCCGTTGCGCTACAGCGCCGGGCAGCATCTGGTGTTGTGGGCAGGCAATGTGGCGCGCCCGTATTCATTGGCCAGCCTGCCGGAAGAAGACCGTTTTCTGGAGTTCCACCTCGATTGTCGCCAGTCGGGGGAATTCAGCGATGCGGCCCGTCAGCTGAAAATCGGCGATGCGCTCCGCCTCGGCGAACTGCGCGGCGGAGCGCTGCATTACGACCCGGACTGGAACGCCCGACCACTTTGGCTGCTGGCCGCCGGCACGGGGTTGGGCCCGTTGTTCGGCATCTTGCGAGAAGCGTTACGGCAAGATCACCAAGGTGCCATTCGCGTCATTCACCTGGCCCATGATGCCGAGGCGCATTACCTGGCCAAACCCCTGCAAGCCATGGCCGCCAGCCGCGCGAACCTGAGCATTGAGCTGTGGACAGCGGCCGAGTTGCCCGAGGCTTTGGCGCAACTGCGGCTTGTTTCACGGCAAACCCTGGCCTTACTCTGCGGGGCCCCTGACAGCGTCGACGCCTTTGCCCGGCGCTTGTACCTGGCGGGATTGCCGCGTAATCAACTGCTGGCGGACGTTTTTGTTCTGCGCGGTTGA
- a CDS encoding sensor domain-containing diguanylate cyclase, with amino-acid sequence MTHNAIQRLLLKRFALAAGTYALALVLLWLAFFTGHYEQSLANVAIGSALVVISQAALFVVFYSGCNLRFSDPSLTEAQVLLGLGWQTWLIAHLDEARGAFLVFYVLILLFGLFHLSRFAFLRCALLVFVSFSAITLWEGYHFQLPDPALAALQVCVLLIVLVWLELYARHVQASRQRMRQRRFALQAHQDTLRGMMRQLEDLVATDELTGLFNRRHFLRLASRELKAMDADVMHGLALIDLDHFKRINDVHGHAAGDQVLQAFAAVATACLRDGDVLARYGGEEFVVLLSDCNAERLTSCCERLRIAFTDVQLIGLDVAHLSLSAGMTLLELGDDLDEALQRADQALYRAKRDGRNRCAAAWENVDA; translated from the coding sequence TTGACCCATAACGCCATCCAGCGCTTGTTGCTCAAACGCTTCGCCCTCGCAGCCGGCACTTACGCCCTGGCTTTGGTGCTGTTGTGGCTGGCGTTTTTCACCGGCCATTACGAGCAATCCCTGGCCAACGTGGCCATCGGCAGTGCGCTGGTCGTCATCAGCCAGGCCGCGTTGTTCGTGGTGTTTTACAGCGGCTGCAACCTGCGTTTTTCCGACCCCAGCCTGACCGAAGCGCAAGTGTTGCTGGGGCTGGGTTGGCAAACCTGGCTGATCGCCCATCTGGACGAGGCACGCGGCGCGTTCCTGGTGTTCTACGTGCTGATTCTGCTGTTCGGCTTGTTCCATCTTTCACGCTTTGCCTTCTTGCGGTGCGCGCTGTTGGTGTTCGTCAGTTTCAGTGCGATCACGCTATGGGAGGGTTACCACTTTCAGTTACCTGACCCGGCACTGGCCGCGTTGCAGGTGTGCGTGCTGCTCATCGTGCTGGTCTGGCTGGAGCTTTATGCCCGTCACGTCCAGGCCTCCCGTCAACGCATGCGTCAGCGCCGATTTGCCTTGCAGGCGCATCAGGACACCCTGCGCGGGATGATGCGCCAGCTCGAAGACCTGGTGGCCACCGACGAGCTGACCGGGCTGTTCAATCGCCGGCATTTCCTGCGCCTGGCCTCCCGTGAGCTGAAGGCCATGGACGCCGATGTCATGCATGGCCTGGCACTGATCGACCTCGACCATTTCAAGCGGATCAACGATGTGCACGGCCATGCCGCCGGTGATCAGGTGCTGCAAGCCTTTGCCGCCGTGGCCACCGCCTGCTTGCGCGATGGCGATGTCCTGGCCCGTTACGGTGGCGAAGAATTCGTCGTGCTGTTGTCCGATTGCAACGCCGAGCGCCTGACCTCCTGTTGCGAGCGGCTGCGCATTGCGTTCACCGATGTGCAATTGATCGGACTCGACGTCGCCCATCTCAGCTTGTCGGCGGGCATGACGTTGCTCGAACTGGGCGACGATCTCGATGAAGCCTTGCAGCGTGCCGATCAGGCGCTTTATCGCGCCAAGCGTGACGGCCGCAATCGTTGCGCGGCCGCGTGGGAGAACGTCGATGCCTGA
- a CDS encoding fumarate hydratase: protein MTVIKQDDLIQSVADALQFISYYHPVDFIQAMHEAYLREESPAARDSMAQILINSRMCATGHRPICQDTGIVTVFVRVGMDVRWDGATMGLDDMINEGVRRAYNLPENVLRASILADPAGARKNTKDNTPAVIHYSIVPGNTVEVDVAAKGGGSENKSKMAMLNPSDSIVDWVLKTVPEMGAGWCPPGMLGIGIGGTAEKAAVMAKEVLMESIDIHELKKRGPSNRIEEMRLELFEKVNQLGIGAQGLGGLTTVLDVKIMDYPTHAASLPVCMIPNCAATRHAHFVLDGSGPASLEAPPLDAYPEIVWEAGPSARRVNLDTLTPEDVQSWKPGETVLLNGKMLTGRDAAHKRMVEMLNKGETLPVDLKGRFIYYVGPVDPVREEVVGPAGPTTATRMDKFTRQILEQTGLLGMIGKSERGPTAIEAIKDHKAVYLMAVGGAAYLVAQAIKKSRVVAFAELGMEAIYEFDVKDMPVTVAVDSKGESVHITGPAIWQKKISESLAVEVQ, encoded by the coding sequence ATGACCGTGATCAAGCAAGACGACCTGATTCAGAGCGTTGCCGACGCCCTGCAATTCATTTCCTACTACCACCCCGTTGACTTCATCCAGGCGATGCACGAAGCCTACCTGCGCGAAGAATCGCCAGCGGCCCGTGACTCCATGGCGCAAATCCTGATCAACTCGCGGATGTGCGCCACCGGCCACCGCCCGATCTGCCAGGACACCGGCATCGTTACCGTCTTCGTTCGCGTGGGCATGGACGTACGCTGGGATGGCGCCACCATGGGCCTGGACGACATGATCAACGAAGGCGTGCGCCGGGCTTACAACCTGCCGGAAAACGTCTTGCGTGCCTCGATCCTCGCCGACCCGGCGGGCGCTCGTAAAAACACCAAGGACAACACCCCGGCCGTTATCCACTACTCCATCGTTCCGGGTAACACCGTGGAAGTGGACGTGGCAGCCAAGGGCGGCGGTTCCGAGAACAAGTCGAAAATGGCCATGCTCAACCCGTCCGACTCGATCGTTGACTGGGTGCTGAAAACCGTTCCGGAAATGGGCGCCGGCTGGTGCCCACCGGGCATGCTCGGCATTGGCATCGGCGGCACCGCCGAGAAAGCCGCGGTGATGGCCAAGGAAGTGTTGATGGAATCCATCGACATTCACGAGCTGAAAAAGCGCGGCCCGTCCAACCGTATCGAAGAGATGCGCCTGGAACTGTTCGAGAAGGTCAACCAACTGGGCATCGGCGCCCAGGGCTTGGGTGGCCTGACCACCGTGCTCGACGTGAAGATCATGGATTACCCGACCCACGCCGCTTCGTTGCCGGTGTGCATGATCCCGAACTGCGCCGCCACCCGTCACGCGCACTTCGTGCTCGACGGTTCCGGCCCGGCCTCCCTGGAAGCGCCACCGCTGGACGCCTACCCGGAAATCGTCTGGGAAGCCGGCCCATCGGCCCGTCGCGTCAACCTCGACACCCTGACCCCGGAAGACGTGCAGAGCTGGAAGCCGGGCGAAACCGTCCTGCTCAACGGCAAGATGCTCACCGGTCGCGACGCGGCGCACAAGCGCATGGTCGAGATGCTGAACAAGGGTGAAACCCTGCCGGTGGACCTCAAGGGTCGCTTCATCTACTACGTCGGCCCGGTTGATCCGGTGCGCGAAGAAGTGGTTGGCCCTGCCGGCCCGACCACCGCGACGCGGATGGACAAGTTCACCCGTCAGATCCTCGAGCAAACCGGCCTGTTGGGCATGATCGGCAAATCCGAGCGCGGCCCCACTGCGATCGAAGCGATCAAGGACCACAAAGCCGTTTACCTGATGGCAGTCGGCGGCGCGGCTTACCTGGTGGCGCAAGCCATCAAGAAATCCCGCGTGGTGGCTTTCGCCGAACTGGGCATGGAAGCGATCTACGAGTTCGACGTCAAGGACATGCCTGTGACTGTTGCGGTCGACAGCAAGGGCGAGTCGGTACACATCACCGGTCCTGCCATCTGGCAGAAAAAGATCAGTGAAAGCCTGGCGGTAGAAGTGCAGTAA